Part of the Nicotiana sylvestris chromosome 2, ASM39365v2, whole genome shotgun sequence genome, agagatttttttttattgcatgtaatacaaaaaataaatataagaaAACTTAATAGATTTGGAATATAATAATCAAAGaacttatatattaatattttatactaatcaaagttacaacttaaagtcaaatatgatattattttgattatgggtaaaatattaattaaaatatttttagtaggGAAGAGACAATATAAAGGAAAAAATAGATATAATGTGAGAatatttatactttaaattaatttaaaataatataaattaaataattgaaTTATATTCAAAATTCTTATTGATAGATTTAAAGAGTAAAATAGGTTTGAGTAAGAGGATAAAAGcgtaaaatatattaaatttcaagaacgaaaaaataatattataattattaaaaggataataagcaaAATATTAAGTTAATTAGTAAGCCAAAAAAATCAcatgaaagtataataatattaaataataaataatataataattataagCAAAGAATAAAAAAAACTGTGTAAAATTTAAAAGAATAAGACTTATTTAAGCTTgagataaaaaataaattaatactgagaattttattaaaataatataatttaatatgTTCAAAGGGGACAAATCACCACGTGACATAGTTAGTAATTTTCAATATTGATAACGAAACGAAATTCAAGTACTAAAATTAACCTATTGGAttatataaatatagaaaaagaaaacaggTTATCAACTATGAGATTGGCGAAACGGGTTCATGTCTTGCTttttaattaatatctaatgattaTCAATAAATTTTATCTCGAaggtttatattttaaagttatttataCATAATTCAAATATTCCAAATCACAACCCGACATGATTTGTGTCCGCGCGTCGTgcaggtactaatactagttaatATTAATGCTTTAAGATATGAATGTCCTTATTTGATGCCTATTAATATTAAAGCTTAAGAACTATATTAAACTATAAGATTTTCTTATTATTAAGAACTTTAGAAATTATGCTTAATATTTTCTATAAGTAAAAAAGCACAATAATTAGGGaagcaaaaaaacaaaacaaaattgaCATACTAATGATCAATTGATTTCGGAAGCACTAAAACGAATCAAAATTGACATAATAGTGATTTTTAACTATTTGAAATCAAAATTCTATTGAACAAAGtcctaattatagttaaattttaaaaatgggatgaactaatattaagaatttgataataaaagttaatttttttctttaatgttgaaataaataattaaatttttgaatatttttaaaAAGTCAAAAACTCTTTAAGgtatataattaattaattaatacaaAAGAGTTCAAGTTAATATTTGCAAAAGAGTTCAAGTTAATATTTTTACTTGCAAAAGAGTTCAAGTAAGTTTATTTGTCACGTTGACAACTCTTTAAGGTATATAATTAATTTTCTAGGAAGAACATTAATGGTGAAAGAAATTAAAAAGTCAATTTATGATACAAAATTAAGAGTCAAATTGATAATAATATGAGAAATAGTAGAAGACCAAATAAATTATAAATGAGTtatcattttctttcttttttgcatTCGGTTATTCAGTCTTATAGATTTATCTTTTTAAATTAAGTTAGTTGTAGTAAAATATTATTCACCTCTAGTTATTCTTTAAACTTTATATTCACTATTAATTTTTAGGAGGTATATTGTCAACTTTCATCCTATATTTTTAGAGACCAAAAGATTGAATTTTAATTTTCTAATTTTCATATAAGTCCTTTTTAAATCACAAATAAGGCATCCGAAAAACTTTTATGGTATATGATATCTTTATTTATTGAGCTAAGCTAAATGAGAACAATATTTATTATGTTCTAAAAAAGTTCTTTAACatttatttcataattttatATAACTCAAATAAATTATATTAAGTCATAATTCAAAAGCGCTAAATCTTTCAATTATATATTATTGTCGGAAATACATATATAGCAGCTACATAAAGCTCTAATTCATGGCCAAAAAAGGTAAATCGGATTTAAATTCAATCCACTATTTATCAAGATGTGATGATTTGAATTGACTTCCTTACAAAAATATGTTGGTGTAATATTAATTTTTAACAATCGAATGTAGTAAATTTTATTTGACAAAAAAGTTGGAAAAAATACAATAAGTATATATTTGACTGCCCGTAGGACTACAATCTGAAGTAAAATTACCTATTAATTTCACGCTCAGAaacctcttttttctcttttttggttTAAAACTTTCAATTATCTCTACACATGTATTTCTATTTCAATATTTTGTTTGTTCGTAAGCTTCCATTGTTAGTTATTAATTACTGGATAGATTTTTAAAAGTTATTTAGTTCTCTTTCTAACAAGTTTTCACAGAAAAGTTCGattttttctattatagttttgTATTTGATACTTATTTATCCgatgaatatagtattcatgattTTGGGACAGAGATTAGGAGGAATGAATTCTTttagtcttttttttttaatgtgCCATGTATTTCGTAGTTCTTGTAAATTTTTTATTGGCATGATAACATAATCCTATTAATTTTTTATCTAAGCTTTAATTATTGACataatttatatttatttgtATAATGTTCTCGTGCCAGGTTTCATTGTACAAACTTTTATGAGATCAGAATAAGCAAACAACTCAAAAGAAGGGAATAAAATGGTAAGAATAACCCTGAATTTTTTGGGATGACTagactaatttttttttatcccGAAACTCTAATTTTCTAGATTGTTTTCTAAATTTTTTCCCCTTTGAAATTACAACAATTGAAAATGTAGTACAAGCTAAGGTTAGTATATATGAAAATTATCACAAATATATCAATGCTAAATggataagaaaaaaaatataaaatcggGATGAAGCATTTGTAGTCAAACACATTATTGTACATATATTTACTTGACGCGGGGCACACGTGCAACACACGTACACTAAACTAGTATTATATAAAAGCGCGAAAGttcttagcgaaatatcgttcgtcttttttgCCCTTTAAAAGTAGAGTTCACACTGAGCATTAAAAATCTtccttatttaaaatatataagaaCTCTTAATATTTATgactttaaaaataataaaagtttaCCTTATTTAAATTATTTCCTGATTTAAATTAACAtacttttatttaaattatttccTCATTTAAATTAACATACTTTTCATATTGAGATAATCTGAAAGTAAAACTCAATTGAGGGACAAAGAGTAGGTTTATTAGTTAAAATTTTAGATCAAAAGATTCATACGCCGTtagttatgtattttattttgaatttagtTTTGaaagattgaaattctaaaaaaGAATTTCTTGGTTTAGGATTTTTGTTGTCTTTTATACTTCGTGTATTTTTAGGCTTATGATTATCTTTAGTTATTAATATAACTATGAAACTCAATGACAAATATCAACACTATTAGTAAGATTCTCATGATAAAGTCATCCAAATAATAAAAACGATCATAATTCAGCAAAATTATTTGTGAATTAAGAGAGATATATCCAATCAGTTGAATTCAAATACCATAACTAAATATTATCAAAACATCAAAATGTATATGCATATGAAAATAGATATTGCAAACATTTTTTataaggcaaaatacataagttggcaCCCGAACAATGGACCAAATCCATGTTGCACACTTTTTGTGGACACAAATAAtattacacactcaaccttttaAAAGTGTGTCTAATACACCCCACTTTTTTCTTGACCACTTTACCTAAATATGGGTAATGTCACACACCAATAAGATCGTGACACATGTcattaacataaataaataaaacaaaaaatataaaattacacATATACCCTCATCTTCTCCAACCCCATCTCTTCCACCTCCATCTCCTCCTCCACGGACCACCCAAAAAATTAGAACACACAATTCAACCCAAAAATTAGGAGCCCAAGTGATTTAATCccagaaagaaataaaaacatcaaaagcCAATAAGCCCTGGCTCACACCACCGTATCATCACCACAACAAGGccattgttaaaaaaaaaatgcAACAATGACAAAGGTAGATCGAAAATTACAACTGTTTGGGTACCATATCTATTGAAGCTTATCTACATCAACAAAGACATAAACGGACTATTTTCATTTATAGCTCTCTTCCAAAATTTTGTTTGTCATTTCCATGGCTGCCATCGCCACCACCAACTTTCAGAATAAAAAATTCAGTCTCCTCTTCAAAATAGATTGGAAGCTTGAGATTAATGCAAAATATGTATATTTAAGagaaaatcagaaagaaaaagaaaaagaagggatTTGGTGGGGGGGAGGTGTTGGCTGGTggaagagagagatagaggaagGATGGGGAAGATGAGGAGATTGCAGACACATggcataaaataaataattaaacagTATTTTTATTAGTAGACGCGCTTCTATCGTGGTGTTTTACACATGCTGAGTCCTGGTCAAAAGCGGTGTTTATTAGGCACACTTTTAAAAGGTTAAGTGTGTAATATTATTTGTGTCCACATAAAGTGTATAACAGAGATTTGGTCTATTGTTCGGGtgccaacttatgtattttgcgtTTTTATAATGATTTATCTGAATGCACAATACATGAAATGTTAATAGATTTTTATACCTTTTGAGAATTATATTACATAACGATACCTTTATGTTGGttaagataataataataaatattaattttttaccttAATTTTTATGATAGTCATTTTTTTTTCTAGAAACACGTATTGTTGGGTTTAAACAACACCCATCCGATTAAATgtttgtcacgatccggattttccaccctcgagagtcgtgatgacgccactcgtagaagctaggcaagccattaacttagaaatcattaactcctttattttaaaacttcttaccacttataataacaaggaaataaaccgttaaataacagcggaatatgaaatttagcggaagtcttaaataaatagaaaacgaaAATGTCTCAAAAACCATCACATGCCTCtaaccagaacctggtgtcacaatatctacgaactactaagagtactaaatataaccgtttgaaagaaatatagcattgtttgtctcgaatacatgagataacagaatatgaaataagatagaggagacgtcgggcctgcggacgcctgcaaggctacctcggtgtctcggtggactgaaggctggctcccgagctactTCTGCTAATCAAAAGCTATTCTGGTATCtacacagagtgcagagtgtagtatcagcacaaccgaccacatgtgctggtaagtgtctggcctaacctcggtgagatagtgacgaggctaggaccaaactccagataaacctgtgcagttatataatatatggtgaaaaaagtaaacaggtaataaacAATCAAGATGGGGAATGGGAGCATGCTTGGGGGGTAGCatataaaacagaatatcaaagaataataaggaaactacaatttaacttctaacacggataaaaagacataagacaactttcactttcaatttcatcttgttacaggcgtgcaacccgatcccatttctcatatcttgtggtaggcataccacccgctcccattcattatatctcgtggtaggcgtaccacccgctcccatttcattatatctcgtggtaggcgtaccacccgctcccatttcattatatctcatggtaggcataccacccactcccatttcattatatctcgtggtaggcgtaccacccgctcccatttcatcgattttgtggtaggcgtaccacccgctcctatttcatcatatcttgtggtaggcataccacccgctcccctTTACAAGTCATTACAAaattacaagaaatcccggcaagggaacaaaataaTATACTAACTTccaggcaagggaacaacaatatcgaaacagttatcccggcaagggagaatcagctataaccaaatcctaactcattttgttctcagctcaattaatgacaatactcaatcataactaAGATCTACGAGGATAAAATCAATTTTTACTCAATATaggagatcattaattaaagcatccgaAGTGCCATCTAAGAGCACAACAACGTtcaaatttaagactcacggtcatgctcgacagcaacgtatagatacttgtcaccatgcctatacgtcgcactcaacaagaagcaagtagcaaataagactcaactcttaatccctcaagttgaggttagaccgaacacttacctcgaacttccacggccaactcaagcctcgaacaccgcttttcctctcaaattcggctccaacccaatcgaatctatacacaattgactcaatatcatcaataagtgctaagcaatccaattccaatgttcaattataactttccaatcattattcccaaaatcccaaaaatcgaccccgaacCCGCTTGGttaaaacacgaggttcggactaaAATCAAAtcatccattcacccacgagcccaaatatataattattttcagaattcgaccccaaaacgaggtctaaatcacaattaattaaaaagccctaactctacccaaatccctaattttctacccttaatcatatgttttaggcctagaaattcaatagatgctgatgaaaatgaaaaaaaaaacgagtTAAAATTTACTTACCCAAGAAGTTTTGGTGAAAAAGTGCTTCAAGGATCGCCtaggagctttggagaagaagaagttttgtaaaattttgagaaatcccgtaagtgttctgtttttgggtctttaaaataactgggcgaaaatATGCATGGCGTTCGCGAcagacccttcgcgttcgcgatgggtcaggctgcAATGATCTTCGTGTTCGCGGACAGCAGCTCGCGTTCACGAAACAGGAACTGCtcaagcctcgcgttcgcgttcaAGAGACCGCGTTCGCAATTAACAACTTGGTGGCCCTCCCCTCAACCTCACGCGTTTCTCAAGTGGgaggacgcgttcgcgaagggtttcCCCCCctcagcttcgcgttcgcgtcacaaccttcgcgttcgcgaagaagactTTGGGCACCTGGGAactttgccttacgcgttcgcgaagggtaaaatccctgggcactaactgcagaaaatctgcaacttctcttAAACTCAAAActtcccgaaacacacccgagccttcggggctcctaaccaagcacacgtactaactcaacaacatcatacgaacttatccgtgcgatcaaatcgccaaaataaccttaaaacaatgaatcaacctcaaaatcaaaggatttttctcaaacttcataaaacatcgactttagcaatttaggtcagAATCATGTCAAACGGACTCtgttttcaaccaaattttacaaaaatgacttaaactatatataagacctataccgggcgccagaaccaaaatacgggcccgataccatcgctttctaatcagatttcagttcaaaattccttaaacatttttagaaaataattttacttaaaaattcatatctcgggcatgagacctcagaattcgattccgggcataggcccaagtcccatattttcctacggaccctccgggaccgtcaaatcacgggttcgggtccgtttacccaaaatattgaccgaagtcaaatttattcattttaaactcaaatttcatcatttttcacagaatttcatatttaagcttttcggctacgcgtccggactgcgcacgcaaatcggggcaactctaaatgaggttttcaaaaTCTCGAAAGTACAAAATGCAATTAAAAACAGGTGACATCACAATGTTCGTATGTCAGTTAAACCTAATAATATGgagtcttttttttttgttttgtatttttcagtTTGATTTCCAGTAAGGAATAAGATGAAATTCATATTATGTACTTGGGaaaataaaagttattttttaaaGCCATGAAGAATATAATATTGTTACAAGATATATTTAAGTAGAAGTTAgcatattattctatcatgtcGAGGAACTaaagcaaatgcacaatttctaTACCAAAATCACGATAAGACATTAGAATAATTTTATGTGACGTacgtaattttttctttattaagttggtcatatattattaatatttattattttcaaGAGCCTGTgccttttaaattttattttataactcaattaTATAGGTTAATAATATTTGTAAAAAAACTTATAGTCATTGGTATGAGTTGCGCGTACTCTACATCTAGTCTGTTTTTAAATAGGTTTAATTTGGTccatcttttccctttttttttttttctttctttaacacCTCTAACAgctagaaaaaaagaagaagaaaaacaagggccgaaaaaagaaaaaacgaaAAACCAGGAGAATAGAGAGAAGAGAAAGATTAAAAAGCTGGAAAATCCAAGCTCATATTGGTTACAAAGGCGACGAGGACACGGATCGAGAAATCCAAAATAGGCAAAGCAAAAAAGTGCAATTCGAACCATAAAAACAGCAGCGACGAAAATGGAAGAATCAACGGCTAAAGTAGAGAGATCAATAGCCGCGCCGATGATATTCCTTATTGTCGTAGCTTTGCAATTCCTTTCCCGATATTTCGAAATCAATAAAAAGGTTATTCTTCTCTTCATTTTTCATGTTCTTTATATCACAATTTTCCTTTTAAGTTTTCTATTAAACAATTTTCGGTTTAAGTTAATTTCACAATGACTCGATAATGAATATCATTTTTTTTAATCTTAATTTTGATTTGGTGAAATAGTAGCTTTTAAGTTTTTGCTTTTGATAGATATTAAACATCTGTCGATATGTTAATGATTGATTTGTTCAGTGGGGAGGTTTGAGTCAATTCGGTTTGTTGTTCTATAACTATCATGGATATCTTAATATTTGGGAAATAATTGCTTGTTTTGCAATTGATGTTATTCTGTGATATGAACTGTTAAACTTTTTTCAGAAAGGTTCCACAAGTTCCGAGGATATACAGTTGCGAGCAGAAATTAAGCAGCTGCTAAAGGAGGCAAGTGCCTTGTCACAGTAAGTGATGTCTTGTTTAGTAATCAGACTTCACATCTagtctttgttttttctttttaataacaAAAGTGCCCGTCCAGCTTGGGCGCATGGCATACCTACTAATCCACCGGGTACCTGCTACTCCCACCAGCACAGCACAGGTACCTAATTCAAGGCTTCGACAAATGAGAATAAATCACCTAGAGATTTTTTATCTTTGCTGGTATTGCTAGAATTTGAACCATGATCTCCATGGTCGAATCCAACGTCACTCACCGGGGGGCTACACCTTTGGTGCACATGTAGTTTTAGTCACTTAAATTACTAGTATCTTTTGCTTTGTACATCAAAGCTTATCCTAAGCAAGATttcattttgattcttctttgCTGTGAATTTTCACAGATTTTCTTTTATGTTGAGTTACTATAGTTATACTTGATTGATAAGTGGGTTGATAGTCAATAATATATACTGAAACTAGAAAGTGGAGTTTCCAGAGGACACGTGATAGTTTTTTCTTTTCATATGGTAAATAAAACTGATCATGTCATTAGGGAAGTTCTATGGTATGGAAAAATTGATTGTGCCTTCGCGTGTATTTCAGGCCGTCAACATTTGCACAAGCTGCAAAACTGAGGAGGTTAGCTACAGCCAAGGAGAAGGAACTTGCCAAAAGTATGGCTTACATCtgtcttctttagaataaaaactAGTACTTTACTAGTAATCCATACCTAGAATGACAAACACTACATGGCTGTGCTGCCCTGGCTTGATATAGTAGCTTTTAGAAGGAATATTGGACTTCTGTATATTCTGATATGATATGTTCAGCTGTTTTCTTGCTATAGGGAATAGAACATTGCTGATAGAACTTACTGGTTACTGCCAGGGACAAATTTCTTCACCCACTTAATGAAGTGATTCATCTTCCATGAATTTTATGCCTAAATTTAGCAGATTGTGCCCAGATTTATGCTGCCTCTTGTAGACAAAAGAACAGTCATCATATCCCACCAAATTACATTTGTGATGGGAAAGATTACTTTAAAAGAATTGATGATCCTCATTATCAATAGCATTGCAAAGCAAAGAACGAGCATTCTGCAATGAGGTCCAAATGAATGTAAATCATGTCCATTGTACTCAGCCTACCATGGCTATGAAACCATGAGATAAAAGAATACTTGGAAATAGCTAATCTTTTCAATTTTTCTATAGTAATTTGAATGGCCAGATACATATGCAACCCCCTAAACTTGTCCATATTTTTCATCTAAGCATGTGACCTATTGAACACCTAACTTCTGGTTAAAGTGTGTCTATTAAACACAAGATGCTGACCTGGCATGTGACGTGCTTTCCACTCTAATTTGAGCGTGTCCAATGGCTCTACATTAAGCTAGAAGAATGATTTTGACGGAAAATGTAACATTTCGCTGGAAAAATGAATTTTTTCCAGAGTCATTTTTCCTATAGAGATTCAGACCTAGTTGCTTATTCTTCTGATTTTTAGGATGATGACTCCAACCCAAATTTTTCCCTCATAGCGCATGCGTAGCCAATGATGGTAAATAGATTGTTCACTATGCTGAATCTATAGCAGTGTTCATTAGAATACAATTAGCTTACATATGTACTAATATActatatcatcatcatcattatgatGTTGAAGAACATCAACTTTTCGAAATTATGAAAGGAAAAACATAGTTATAGCAGATTGAAAGATAAATTACTATATATTCATGTATGGAGAAGAAACTACAGCCTCCTTCTATCATCGAGAATCAAGTCCACGACCTCACTTTGGAGATAAGATTTGTGAAATTCACAACAAAGCGAGGCGTTGATGATGAAGTGGAAAGATCTATCAGCGTGTACTAAAGTTCTAGTCCGAAGGGCAGGAATAAACTACATCATCGGAGAAAATGGAGATCGCCGAAAACTTTTCGAAGGACCCTTCtgatctctctctctctagaattcttcttcttcaaattcaagctccAACACCATCTCCGAGAAAAAGAATTGTTGTGGGAATTTGGTATTTTGCTGGAATCTTCTTTCCGGTCAACTCCTATTCTCTCTTTATCTTATTTTTCCTTTCATATCTTGACTTTTTCTTTACTGGTGTGTTCTTTTTTGATTGGTTTGTTTGCCATGTCAATAGCAAGTGATAGTCACGCTCAGAAACTACTTTGGAGTTGCTAAATTTGTGTTTAATAGACACACTTTGAGGATAGGTTAGGTGTTCAATAGGTCATAGGCTTAGTTTAAGTGTCTAAATGAAAAATATGGACAAGTTTAGGGGGCTGCATATGTTTTTTAGCCAATTTGAATAGTGAAAAGGCTAGATTGAGTTGAATGCAAGAGCGTTTCAAATGTAGAGGAACAAGGTGCAGCATACTAACTCTTTCAGCTCAACATGAAATTTATCAATAATTTAGACATTTCTGATGCAGATCAAGCAATTCGCAGCAAAGAGACGAAATTGTCATATGATACATACACAAAAGGCCTAACTATTTTGCAGGTATGCATGGGTTAGTTAAGTGGTTTACAAGCTTCATTTAAGTTGTAATATGCTTATTCACCTGCTAATCACACAGGTCTTGACGTACTTGTTGCTGGTTATCTGGTTTTGGCGTATTCCTGTGGCTTCTATATCTAAGCAGCTCGTACAGCCTTTTGGTAATGATGTTAATTCCTAGATTTTTGAGCTGTAGTCATATCTGCATGACATTTCGTGAATGTGATGTATGCTTATAATGTACACATTTTCCAATTTGCTTTGCTGTGTCTTTCATTGCGGTTTATGGACTAATGTACATTTGATTGCTTTCGCCAGCTTTTAGGATATCCTTGTTTATATTTCAATCGAGCAATCTACCAGTGACATACTGATCTGCTGTTCTTCCACTTTTGCAGGTAAGATGTTGTCTTGGCGAGCTGGAGGTCCTACCAATGAAAATGTTATGGTAATGATTAGTCGCGAATATTTCTTTAATGTTGATTTGTTTCTTTTTGGGGAAATAATGACGGAATGAAGCAGACCTGTGAGAGTAGGTCTTACGGTTAGAGCCTCTGCTTGAACCTCACTACTACCTATTTATTAACTttgtgagaatgcacgggagaaaatattattgattaatattgacaatgatacaatgagccctatatatatataatacatgtcctactcctaatacatatgggattagggttatttactactatttaactatcaaactaacactccccctcaagctggtgcatataaatcatatgtaccgagcttgttacatatataactaatacgaccagtgagggacttggtgaaaatatcagcaagctgatcattcgactttacaaattttgtagcaatatctcccgagagtatcttttctctaacaaagtgacagtcaatctcgatgtgtttagttctctcatggaacactggatctgacgcaatatgaagagcaaCTTAATTATCATACACAAGTCCCATCTAActaatctcaccaaatttcaactccttgagcaactgttTGATCCAAATTAGCTCACAGTCACATGTGGCCATAGCTattgctcgatattctgcttctgcactagaccaagcaaccacattctgtttcttgctcttcaAAGATtccaaatttcctcctactaagacataatatccagacgtagaacgtctatcaaAAGGTGATCCTACCCAATCAGCATCTGAGTg contains:
- the LOC104247205 gene encoding protein GET1 — protein: MEESTAKVERSIAAPMIFLIVVALQFLSRYFEINKKKGSTSSEDIQLRAEIKQLLKEASALSQPSTFAQAAKLRRLATAKEKELAKNQAIRSKETKLSYDTYTKGLTILQVLTYLLLVIWFWRIPVASISKQLVQPFGKMLSWRAGGPTNENVMVGIIPWLILSTRVSKSICRRIFN